The stretch of DNA GGTAGAAGAGAGAGAACCCCAGGTATTGACACGTGGAGGGGAGGACGCAATCTTGGAGGGCTTTCTGGAGGAGGGGGGCACTTGAGCCAGGTTATTGAAGGAGTGCTGGAGagggcagccagggaggggagcaGTGAAGGGAGCCCCAGCTGGGAGGTTGGCTGAGAGGCTGGGCCGTGGGTATCCTGCTTCCAGATGACACCCCAGTGGCCACTGCCAAGAACATGCCTGGGGACAGCGCAGATTTGTTTGGGGACGGAGCGGCCGAGGACGGCAGCGCTGCCAACGGGCGCCTGTGGCGCACGGTCATCATCGGGGAGCAGGAGCACCGCATTGACCTGCACATGATCCGGCCCTACATGAAAGTGGTCACCCACGGAGGTGAGCCCCCTCCCAGGGCACCGCCTCCAGCTCCCGGGGTCCTGTTGGGTCCTCAAGCCAGGCATGGTCAGACGGCTGTCTCCCCACTCCCAGGGTACTACGGCGAAGGCCTCAACGCCATCATTGTCTTTGCGGCTTGCTTTCTCCCCGACAGCAGCTGTGCCGACTACCACTACATCATGGAGAACCTCTTCCTGTAAGTGGGGGGGACTCCTACCAGGGAGCTCTGAGCAGTCCCGGCCAGCACCAGCCCTCTGCCTGAGCCCCTGCTGGTCCTGCTGGCTGCTCACCCAGAGGCTGTCTGGGCCTCTGTCGCGTCAACAACAGTTGACAgcgccatcatcaccatcaccatcatcaccatcatcaccaccatcagcaCCATCAGCATCAACATTGTCAGCATTGCTGTCACTCATCGTTGTTGTGTGGAGACTCCAGGGGGACCAGGACTGCGGCCAGCATCGGAtgacctgcccctccccctccaggtATGTCAtcagcagcctggagctcttGGTGGCCGAGGACTACATGATAGTGTACCTGAATGGGGCCACACCGCGGCGCCGGATGCCGGGCATCGGCTGGCTGAAGAAATGCTACCAGATGATCGATAGGCGGTAAGTGTACACAGAGATGGGGGAGGCCATGGACCTCGGGGTGTCGTCGTGCTCGGCCCTGGAGTCAGGAGGCTgaaggcccaggctcctggcctgacGCCGGATCATGCTGAATCTGCCCTCACAGTCGGCTAGCATCCATACGCGTCATGTCCATGTGCGTCCGTGGCAGCTGTGTGCGTCCGCGTGTCTCCCTGGGTGTCCCCAAAGCCCACTCCACGTTGGAGCAGGTGCCCCGAGCCCCTTCCTCTCTTAAGAATGTGCCATCTGGGAGTGGACACTTGGGTGGCTTCCGTCTCTGTGATTGGGGACAGGCTGGTTTCAAGTGAGGCTCCTTGGAAGTCACCCCAGATAGCAGAGGGACACTTGGAGGGGCCACACAGGTCCTTGGGACGACAGAGGCccacctgccccatccctggtCCCTTACCTGGGCATGAGCACgggctctctccccttccctggagAACCCAAGCCCCGCCCTCGTTGTGACCCCTGCCCTGGGACCACCCAGGCCAcgacccctccccaggccccccgaagcccacctgtcccctccctgtcccctcccaggTTGCGGAAGAACCTCAAGTCGTTGATCATTGTGCACCCGTCGTGGTTCATCCGGACCGTGCTGGCGGTGTCACGCCCCTTCATCAGGTGATAATCTGGGTTAATCCATACCGCAGGACCTggtctgagccctggctgctccgcctcccatccagctctctgctcctgcgcaccttggcaggcagcagccatGGCACAGACACTGGGGTGGGGAGACAGGTGTCCTATGGGACTCTCCACCCACACAGCCCTTGGTGCAAGGGGGCGGGAGCCTCGTGGCCCCGCAGGCTGCGCTCCGACACGTGCCGTCCCCGTCCGCAGTGTCAAGTTCATCAGCAAGATCCAGTACGTGCACAGCCTGGAGGACCTGGAGCAGCTGATCCCGATGGAACATGTGCAGATCCCTGACTGTGTCCTCCAGTGAGTGAGCTCCggcctggcagggcagcagggctaGAAGCCAGGGGACCCCCCAGACTGGCAGAGCTATGGACCGGGGGACCTGTAGACTCCTACAGCCACCACACCTTTCCCAAAGCCCAGCCTCCTGCATAGCTCCCCACTGCCACGTGACTTGAAGTCTCCAGAACATtctctccgcccccccccccccagcggAAGCCCTGTGGCCCGCCCACGCCTCTTCTGGTCCCTCCTGCCAGGTCTGACATTAAGTGTCGGCCTCTCCGCCTGAGCTGGACGTCGTCCTCCGGGCAGGCGTGTCCGCACGTGTCAAGGCCTTGATATCCGCCACTGACACGGACTGGCCGTTCCTCCGTGGGTGGACACTTGAGccgcctgcacctgctggccctcGGAGTTCCTGTAGGGTCCGGCCTTTCAGACCCAGAACAAGCTATAGGGTGATTCTATTTCGGAGCAAGTGGTGAGCTAGCCACCTGCCTTCCGCAAGCCCGGGACGGGGCATTATCCTTTGTGACACCTTCCCACACCTGCCTCATGGGGTCGGGGGAGCCAAGGGTGTGTGACACCTCTGTCCTTACAGGTACGAAGAGGAGCGGCTGAAGGCCAGGAGAGAGAGGTGGGTGCAGGAAGTCCCCTGGGCACGCTGGGCACCTGTGGTGGAAGCCCCGCCCACCCTCATCCCAGACAGCGGGTGGGAGAGCAGTGTTTCTCCCCAGCCGGAAGGGCAAGCTGCCTTCCAGCTGCTCCCGGGCCAGGAAGGTTCCCCACAGGAGGTCAGGGCCTGGGGGcccagctgcttcccagtgtcACCAGCTCTCTGTCCACAGCGCCAGACCCCAGCCCGAGTTTGTGCTGCCCAGGCCCGAAGAGAAGCCAGAGGCAGTGTTGGAGGAAGACAGGTGCGTGCATGCCTGCTGCCCAGGCAGGGGCTCAACCATGTTCTGCACCACAGCCTATCGGGTCACTAGTCACCACCGAGCAGGTGCACATGGTCTCCTGCTTTGGGTGACAGTGGCAGCTTGGCCCCATGTGCAGCTCCCAGCCCGTGGAGCAGCCATGGGAGAGGTGGGGCCTTCCCACCCAGGAAATGACGCTGAGTCTCCCCCACAGGTCTGCGGAGGCCATGCAAAATGAGGAAACAAGGTGCGTGCCCGAGGAGCTGCTCAGGTTTGAAGgcttccccacacacacacctgggcgaCACCGTGGGAAGAACCATggcaggagggaggctgggagccTCGGTCACACTGGCACGCCAACCTCCAGCTCCAGGGGGCGCCACGTGTAGACCGGGATGCAGGGAAGGCCCCTCGAGCTGGGCGGTGTGGCAGCTGAAGGACGCCCCCTGTCCCTCTGTGTCTAGAACCAAAATCCTCAGATCCACTGACTGATAAAGAAGAGGGACTCGCTTGGCAGGGAGGGGCAAAGGTGTTGCACAGGGTCCCTGGGGGACCCAGCATTCGTCAGGGAGAGCCCACTGTTGTGGCAGACCCGTTTCCATGGCAACCCCTATGCCCTCCTCACCACGCACCACCCACCACAGGATGAGCTGATTTGCAGCCAGTGTTCTCAGGGCTAcgggcctcccctccccctgccagccCCATGCCCACTCAGACACAGGCACACCCCACCCCGCCACAGCCCAGGGTGCTGCCCTATTCTAAGATCTCCGCCTGCTCTGAGGGTCCAGGACCCTGTCTGTGCCTACCCCCTAGAGCTCAGCTGGAACCCCGTGGTCCAAGTCCCCCACCTGACCGATGCAGACTCCCCTGCACAGTCTTAGATGGGACATGCCAGGGGGCTAAATGTTACTaccaggagctgggcagggcttcCCTGCTGAATGTGTGCAGTTCATGCTTGAGCACATACTCATCTAAGACCTCTAACACGGATGGATGTgagagtggatggatggatggatggatggatggatgggtgggtggatggatggacggacggacggatggatggatgggtggatgggtggatggatggatggatggatggatggacagacggacggttgggtgggtggatggatggatggatggttgggtggatgggtggatggattgTTGGGTGGATtgttgggtggatggatgggtggatggatggacgtacggacggacggacggacggatggatggatggacggatggatggacggatggacggacggatggatggacGGGTGGATCAGTGATTGTGTGGGTGGATGAAAAGGTGGGCAGATAGAAGGATGAGTACAGCCTCTCCCCAGAGTGCTCAAGGACCTGACTCCTTGGGGCCTATTCTGCTGGGGTACAAGGCAGCCACAGCAAGCGGCAGGTGGGCACCCTGACTGCCGAGGTCTCCTGGGCACCAGCTAGCATTGCAGAAGAGTGCACACCCAAAGGGGACCTCTCCACCTCTCCCATGACGGCAGCCTGACCCGTGTTTCTTCTCCCCAGCATGTCCTGAGGTGGTGGAATCTCAAAGAAGGACACGGAAGAAGGTTCCAGACACCAAGAAGCCCCGGCCCCTGTCCCCCTCGGCTCTGAGCCCACCTCACCTCCCAGGATGCCGGTCCCCACCTTCCCACCAGCCTCTGCAGCTGAAAAGTCTCAACTATTTTTGTAAGGACATAGTGTTCACGCATTCTGGAGCAGACAACCGGTTCTCAGCCTGCACCCCCCGGGAGAGCCAGCACCATGAGGCAGGGTTCCCGCGCCCCCAGCCAGTGCGAGGCACGGGTTCCGGATCCTTCCCTCGCCTGTCGCCTGCCCCACGTGGGAACCCCGGACGCCCACCAGCACCGCGGCTGCGTCTGAATCTGTTCCTGTGCCTTTTCCTTCCAGAACACGACCCACTCCCTCCAGCCGGGCAGGGGTCCCCGTAGGGCCGTGCCCCAGGGTCCCTCTCAGCCTCCAGCCCCTTGCCCAAGGCCCAGTTTCTCATTGCACCTGTCCCATCCGCCTCCAGGAGCCCCTGAGCCCACACAGCACGGGTGGAGCTGAGCGGCTGCCCTCCCTTCATTCTAGAACATTCTCCCAGCCTCCCCGACTCCAAGGAGCTGGGTCGGCCTTCCCTGGTTGCGGGTCTCTGGTCACGGCCCGTGGGAGAAAGATGACTGTTTCGCATGGTGTCCGAGGCCATGCGGCCAGATGACCGAGCAACGTGGGcttgctgggctgggggctggtgctggcAGGCTGTGGTCCTGACTGGTCGGCTGAATGGCATGCTGCTGCCCGTCGCTGCAGCTAGCTTTTGCAGGTCCGCGAGAGGATTGGCCCACAGCCCCACAGTGGGCCCCAGGGTCCCTCTCACCGCAGGCAGGAGGGGGTGTGTTTGAAGCGGGCACCTGGGTGCCCAGCGCCAACAGAAGCAGTGCCATGTGGAACATGGTTCCACCAGCCCTGCCCTTGGAGGCAACAGCCCCAGCCAAGCCAGCTGCAGCCCGCCGTGCCCACCATGGCGCCCCTGGACCGGGCCGGGGACGACTCAGCTCCCTGCacagccctgggggaggctgggaCTCCAAGGAGTCCGATGGGTGTCAGCAGTGGCCGGGGGTTGTCTTCAATTTGTGTTTCCCAAGTGGCAGGGGTCATGTCCAGAGCTGGATGTGTCCTCAGAGCTGCCATCCCCtgggaccatcttgttgctgctctgggccctgtcccagctgctctaggctccaggctttggtggccagccccagctgacaCCCCACAAGGGACTCCCCCAGAGCCCACTGCTCCACCTGCAGCTATGACAGCAACTCCCGAGGCAGGATCAGGGGCTGCCTGGAACCTACTCCCATGGAGTGCCTACACAGACCCCGCCGTGACCGGAAGGCTCCTGCTCTCTGTTGGACACTCGGAGCCTGCGGATGCCAGCCCCAGACCCCAGGAGGAGCTGTAATAGAAACCCTCCCCAATCCACAATAACCCCTCCAGGTCACCAGCAGCCACTGGGAAGATAGGCCCCGTGGCTGGCCCCAAGTGGGGGTCCCCGCACAGCTCTGCCCAAGGGCTGGGCTTGTGAGCCATCTGGGGCTATGGGCAGGTTTGGACCCTACAGTTTCTGAAAACAGGAGTGATCCCTCGATCCTGGGATGGGGTGACCCTAAAGACGTCAGGACCCTGAGCTCGGGGGAGGGGGTTTGTGTGAACTCAATAAACCCCGCGTGAGAATGGAGTCTGCCCCTTCCTCTCTTTGGGGAACGGGGGCAGGGCATCCGACGCTGGGCTTGAGGTGGGCACAGCTTTAGCCATTCACTCATTGCAAAGTTCCACAAGGCAGAAGTTTGTACAAACTGTAGGAGGGCAGGCACTGAGGGCTGGGACAGGGTCCAGCCACCACTGGGGACAGGGTGCtggggtccagccctggctccctcctCATATcaaccctgggggtggggggtgcagcagagagccagagctgggacataaacccaGGTGGACTCTGAAGGGAGTGGGCAGCCGGGCCACCCAGCAGGTCGGTGAGCTTGGGCAAGGCCTCCCAAGCAAACTGCTGTGCCCTAGGGGTCCTCTGTCGGCCCCCTCAACCCCTAGCTTCTAACCAAATTCCAACTCACCCCAAGTGCCTTCAGCTAGAACCCTGGTAGACCCCTGGCCAGATCCGCCCTCGGCACTTCACTGTCCTAAGTCCTGGTCCCTGACAGGCCCCTGGAGATCGTCCTGGAGCGGGGTGGACAGGAGGTGTCGTGGGGCCAACTTTCCTATATGGTAAGCCCCTTGGGAGACTGGACGCGTTCCCCGCCGAGCCTGGCTGGCGGTGGGAGCCAGAGGCCAAATTCCCTTCCCCTGGCAGCTTCCACTATGTCAGGATCAGGCCAGGGAGCACATCGGGGCAGAGCTATTTTTAGGATTTTCTGGGGAGGCagcggtgagggaggagggcagaggcccCTCGCCTCCCAGCTGGCGCGTGACTAATTTAGGCAAAAGGCATCCGCGAGCTATTTCGGTCCCACGGTGACAGGTGCACCGCCCCGCGGCCCCGACCACGCGCCCCACGCGCCTCCCCGTGCGCGCGCGGAACCTATAAAGGCGCCAGGTTTTCTCAATGAAGCCGGGACGCGCCAGGAGCGCACTGCGGGGGTGGCACCCAGCTGGGGCTGCGTGCTCGTCGCCCGTGTCCCCGCTGCCCCTCCGCGAGGACATGCAGCTCATCGTGGGCATCGGAGGGTGAGCGGGCAGGGCCGGACTCGGGAGGGATGCTGCTGGAGGCCAGAGGGGCACGGGGTGAGGGGGAGCTGCGAGGTGGCAGTGCCCAGGGACCCGTCCCCCCTTGGCTGCGGAATGTAGcagcctcctccttcctcctcctccgtcTTCCTCCACCTGTTCCCGGCCCGGCCTGTCCCCACAGCCCCTTGGACAGCGACACCCAGGGTGGCAGTGAGGTAGGCGGTCAGAGGTCCGGCTGTGGGCAGCCCCAGAGGTCT from Ochotona princeps isolate mOchPri1 chromosome 33, mOchPri1.hap1, whole genome shotgun sequence encodes:
- the ATCAY gene encoding caytaxin, producing the protein MGTTEATLRMEKMDMRQDWGDEEPPRPPPEDTEMDALGGSAADTASPPSTLNFSGAHRKRKTLVAPEINISLDQSEGSLLSDDFLDTPDDLDINVDDIETPDETDSLEFLGNGNELEWEDDTPVATAKNMPGDSADLFGDGAAEDGSAANGRLWRTVIIGEQEHRIDLHMIRPYMKVVTHGGYYGEGLNAIIVFAACFLPDSSCADYHYIMENLFLYVISSLELLVAEDYMIVYLNGATPRRRMPGIGWLKKCYQMIDRRLRKNLKSLIIVHPSWFIRTVLAVSRPFISVKFISKIQYVHSLEDLEQLIPMEHVQIPDCVLQYEEERLKARRESARPQPEFVLPRPEEKPEAVLEEDRSAEAMQNEETSMS